One Nitrospira sp. genomic window, AAGGGAGGCGTCTTAGCTCTCTTCGGCGGCGATCGGGGAGGACGGCAACATGGACACACCAGAGCTCAACGATTATCGCGCACATCTGCTTGACGCCCTGGATGACCAACCGCGACGCGCGGCTGAGGAACGCCCTGGCTTTCTCCAGGTGCTGGTCAACCACGAGCGCGTCGGCACGCTGAACTGTTCGCAGGCCGATCCCACGTTTGCCTGCACGACGAAAGACCGCAGCATTCAGCACCTCGAGATCCGAAGCGAGTCCGGTGTGCTGCTCGGCGGATGCGTGGCTCCCGAAGCCGGGCAGAAAAGTCTGCGCCTTCCAGTCGGAAAAGGCAGTCTGGCCATCAACGTCCAGAACCACTTTGACGGCGGCTCACTCCAAGTGCGCTATGACGTCGCCCCAGGATGGTGGTCACAGGTGGCTTCTGCCATGGGGTTGCCGACCGGCACCGCCTCCACCGCGGCACCGATCGTCCCGGTCTGGACCATGGCGACCACGTTTGCCCAGGTCGTGCTGGCCATCGGCGTTGTGGCGTTACTGGCTGAGCGAGTCCCCAATTGGCTGGGCTCCGAAGATCGCGCGCACCAGGCTGAGGAAGAGTTGGCGGCCAGGCAATCGACGCAGGACCAAATCGACCAAGTACACCGGCAGCTGGCCCAGCTCGTCGAGGCTCAGTCCTCGGCCATGGCCGTGTCCCGTTCGGAGCAGGACCGTATCGCGCAATTGAATACGCTTGTGGATACCGTGGCCCATACCCAGCAGAAGCTGACGTCGCAGGTCGTGGCCGTTCAAGAAGATCTCAAGACCGTTAAAACCGATGTGGCGCAGGAAGTCCAAAGCGGCATGCGCGTCGCGGTGAGCGCGGTCGAGGCGGATCGTGATGTGGTGCGGCAGGATCTGCAGTCGGTCAAGACGGTGAATGAAACGCTGATCAAACAGGTGGCCCTGCTCGAGAGCCGCAACCGGGAACTACATGCCCGCTTGGCATTGACCTCGCTGGAAGTCGCGAAAGCCAACGCCGCCACCTCGAAACCGACGGTCGTGGCAAAGGTTGATCCGCCCAAGGAAGCGCCGGCCGCGACCGCCATGCCAGTTTCAGACGCCATACGCGAGGCGGATCGGCAGGCCTTCATGTTCTGGGTCGCATTCCAGGACGGCACCACCGAAAAGAGCATCGAGGATCTGGTGCAGGAAATTAACGGCATCAAAAAGGGACCGATGAAGTCCGGCTGGTACTCCGTTGAAGTCAATTTGCCCAATCCTGAACCGCCGGACCGGTTTCTGGAATCCGTGAAGCGGGCCAAGATCGTGAAGTCGGTCGTCACCAGCAAAGCGATGCCTCCGGCTCAGTAGCCGCGCTCTCCTCTCAGCGCATTCACCACCCGGCACGGTCGGTATTCGCCACAACGGCGAAACCAGTCCCTGCCCGTGCCGGGTCTTTGCTGACCAGCATCCGCTCCGAACCCGGCAGTGGAGGGACCATGTCCGATTTTCATCAGAACGGTCTTGTAACCGTCTTGCACCGTATCGGTGCCCCCAATCTTGAACAACTCGAAAAGGAACTTGAGCGACATGCGGCGACCAACCCCATCGCCCTGGTGCTGCCCTCGCTTTATTCCGAGCTCGAAAATCCTGCGCTCAAACATATCGTGGAAGTCCTCAAGGACATCCGCTACGTCAATGAAATCGTCATCTCGCTGGACCGCGCCTCGGCCTTGGAGTTTCGCCTGGCCAAACAGTTCTTTTCCGTGCTGCCCCAACGGGTGCGTATTGTCTGGAATGATGGAACCGGCATTCAGGACATCCTCAAACTGCTGGCCCATGCGGAACTCGACACCGGCCTACAGGGCAAAGGCCGTGGCTGCTGGATGGCCTTCGGCTACGTACTGGCCCGCGGAGCAAGCAATGTCATCGCGCTGCACGACTGCGACATCCTCAGCTACAATCGGGAGTACCTCGCCCGACTCTGCTACCCGATTGTGAACCCCAACTTGGGTTATGAGTTCTGCAAGGGGTATTACAGCCGGGTCACGAACCAACTGCATGGCCGCGTCACACGCCTGTATTTCACTCCGCTCATCCGAAGCCTCCAACAGATCGCCGGCGCCCACCCGCTGCTGGCCTTTCTCGACAGCTTTCGCTATCCGCTCGCGGGCGAATTTGCCATGGTGCGGGACCTGGCCTGGATCAACCGGGTGCCTGGCGACTGGGGGCTGGAAGTCGGCGTGCTGTCCGAAATCTATCGCAACTGCGCGCTCAGGCGGATTTGCCAAGCCGATATCGCCGATGCCTACGAACACAAGCACCAGGGCCTGTCGGCGGACAATGCGGAACAGGGACTGCAGAAGATGTGCGTGGACATCACCAAGTCCTTGTTCCGGAACCTGGCGAGCGAAGGTGTGGTGTTATCGCAGGCCGTGCTCAAGACTCTGCGGGCAACCTACCTCCAAGCTGCGCAGGAAGCCATCACCCGCTATCAGAATGATGCCGCCATCAATAGCTTGCAGTTCGACCGGCACGCGGAGCGAAGGGCGGTGGAAGTGTTTTTGAAGGGCATGAAGATCGCCACCGAAGCATTTCTCGAA contains:
- a CDS encoding glycosyl transferase — encoded protein: MSDFHQNGLVTVLHRIGAPNLEQLEKELERHAATNPIALVLPSLYSELENPALKHIVEVLKDIRYVNEIVISLDRASALEFRLAKQFFSVLPQRVRIVWNDGTGIQDILKLLAHAELDTGLQGKGRGCWMAFGYVLARGASNVIALHDCDILSYNREYLARLCYPIVNPNLGYEFCKGYYSRVTNQLHGRVTRLYFTPLIRSLQQIAGAHPLLAFLDSFRYPLAGEFAMVRDLAWINRVPGDWGLEVGVLSEIYRNCALRRICQADIADAYEHKHQGLSADNAEQGLQKMCVDITKSLFRNLASEGVVLSQAVLKTLRATYLQAAQEAITRYQNDAAINSLQFDRHAERRAVEVFLKGMKIATEAFLEDPLGVPMISNWSRVTGAIPDIFERLIGAVERDYEWDPVGDRV